A single region of the Ananas comosus cultivar F153 unplaced genomic scaffold, ASM154086v1, whole genome shotgun sequence genome encodes:
- the LOC109703940 gene encoding uncharacterized protein LOC109703940 — protein MPPRRATRSTPASPSEVPEQSGSDEVQELRAQVSALVGAIQRQEENMKKLQNLVSQQATTTASGSQDVPIPDSPVVVPPPPVVIPPVVSGPSSSDSAATKAEHERSLSVLTAFMRFNPPMFDGKEADPWVLETWFTSMEALFEDIYTLEKDKVHLAAHCFEKDAQIWWQKAKKSRGLNTSSITWEEFREIVFMEYFPDSDRRKMKEDFRKLRQGNRSVREYEREFTHLVNCVPGMVHTDRDRADYFERGLRPEIFKIISALKLKTFEEVLDRALWVERGNAIAREERESFEREREREKGKKRTTSGAGGQSSSKRPPRYPRSQSRYQGPPGCVICGGNHQAVACSQKDGKCFKCGQPGHISRDCPRGASSAQPTASVQSPARQRAGPPPAMSAGHTFVPRQYEPPRPAPSGRVFAAQVEDPAVVDDVVAGIVLLYSTRSRILLTLVHCIHSLVAHLLERMTLRSRMIFRWVA, from the coding sequence ATGCCACCGCGACGTGCGACGAGATCCACTCCGGCATCACCTTCTGAGGTGCCAGAGCAGTCTGGGTCTGATGAGGTTCAGGAGTTGCGTGCTCAGGTGAGCGCGTTAGTCGGAGCTATACAGAGACAGGAGGAAAATATGAAAAAGCTACAGAATTTGGTGTCGCAACAGGCGACGACAACAGCTTCTGGGAGTCAGGATGTACCTATCCCGGATTCGCCAGTGGTAGTGCCCCCTCCTCCAGTTGTTATTCCTCCTGTGGTCTCTGGGCCTTCTAGTTCTGATTCGGCCGCGACAAAGGCCGAGCACGAGCGATCCTTATCAGTACTGACGGCGTTCATGCGGTTTAATCCGCCGATGTTTGACGGGAAAGAAGCCGATCCTTGGGTATTAGAGACGTGGTTCACATCGATGGAAGCCTTGTTTGAGGATATATATACCCTGGAAAAGGATAAGGTTCATTTAGCAGCGCACTGTTTTGAGAAGGATGCCCAGATCTGGTGGCAAAAGGCCAAGAAAAGCCGAGGTCTAAACACTTCATCGATTACCTGGGAGGAGTTTAGAGAGATCGTATTCATGGAGTACTTCCCAGATAGCGATAGAAGAAAGATGAAGGAAGATTTTAGGAAGTTGAGACAGGGGAACCGTTCGGTACGGGAGTACGAACGGGAGTTCACTCATTTGGTGAACTGTGTACCCGGGATGGTGCATACCGATCGAGATAGAGCAGATTACTTCGAGCGGGGGTTACGGCCTGAAATATTTAAGATAATTAGTGCTCTAAAGTTAAAGACATTTGAGGAGGTTCTGGATCgagcgctttgggtggagcgcggaaATGCGATTGCGCGTGAGGAACGCGAATCGTTTGAAAGAGAACGAGAAAgggaaaagggaaagaaaaggaCCACTAGTGGTGCCGGGGGACAGTCGAGCTCTAAACGGCCCCCTCGGTATCCACGTTCCCAGTCGAGGTATCAGGGACCCCCGGGATGTGTGATTTGCGGCGGGAATCATCAAGCGGTAGCTTGTTCACAAAAGGACGGTAAATGTTTTAAGTGTGGACAGCCGGGACACATTAGTCGTGATTGCCCGAGAGGAGCATCATCTGCTCAGCCTACAGCTTCAGTTCAGTCGCCTGCGAGGCAGCGTGCGGGTCCCCCACCCGCTATGTCAGCTGGACATACTTTTGTGCCGCGTCAGTACGAGCCACCCCGACCTGCACCGAGTGGTCGTGTCTTTGCAGCTCAGGTTGAGGATCCTGCCGTGGtcgacgatgtcgtggcaggtattgtttTACTTTATAGTACTAGATCGCGTATATTATTGACACTGGTGCAttgcattcattcattagtagcTCATTTGCTAGAACGCATGACATTGAGAAGTCGGATGATATTCCGATGGGTTGCGTAA